The Microcebus murinus isolate Inina chromosome 4, M.murinus_Inina_mat1.0, whole genome shotgun sequence genome has a segment encoding these proteins:
- the LOC105864534 gene encoding olfactory receptor 8B3-like codes for MKMLDRNDSLLTEFILAGLTDRPELQQLLFYLFLMIYIVTMVGNLGLITLIGLNSHLHTPMYYFLFNLSFIDLCYSSVFTPKMLVNFVSKKNIISYVGCMTQLFFFLFFVISECYMLTSMAYDRYVAICNPLLYKVTMSNQVCSVLTFAAYTMGFAGATAHTGCMLRLTFCSANVINHYLCDILPLLQLSCTSTYVNEVVVLIVVGINITVPSFTILISYVFILTSILHIKSTQGRSKAFSTCSSHIIALSLFFGSGAFMYLKYSSPGSMDQGKVSSVFYTNVVPMLNPLIYSLRNKDVKAALRKVLVNIQGKHTF; via the coding sequence ATGAAGATGCTGGATAGAAATGATTCCTTATTGACTGAGTTCATTCTTGCTGGATTAACAGATCGTCCAGAGCTCCAACAACTCCTCTTTTACCTGTTCCTAATGATCTACATCGTCACAATGGTGGGCAACCTTGGCTTGATTACTCTTATTGGTCTAAATTCTCAcctccacacccccatgtactaTTTTCTCTTCAACCTCTCTTTCATTGATCTCTGTTATTCTTCTGTTTTCACTCCCAAAATGCTGGTGAACTttgtatcaaagaagaatatcatCTCCTATGTTGGGTGCATGActcagctatttttctttctcttttttgtcatCTCTGAATGCTACATGTTGACCTcaatggcctatgaccgctatgtggcGATCTGTAACCCATTGCTATATAAGGTCACTATGTCCAATCAGGTCTGTTCTGTGTTAACTTTTGCAGCTTATACAATGGGATTTGCTGGAGCCACTGCCCACACAGGGTGCATGCTTAGACTGACCTTCTGCAGTGCTAATGTCATCAACCACTACTTGTGTGACATACTCCCCCTCCTCCAACTGTCTTGCACCAGCACCTATGTCAATGAGGTCGTAGTGCTCATTGTTGTGGGTATTAATATCACAGTTCCCAGTTTCACCATTCtgatttcttatgtttttatcctcaccagcattcttCATATCAAATCCACTCAAGGGAGATCAAAAGCCTTCAGTACTTGTAGCTCTCACATcattgctctttctctcttttttgggtCAGGAGCATTCATGTATCTTAAATATTCTTCTCCTGGATCTATGGACCAGGGAAaagtttcttctgttttctataCTAACGTGGTGCCAATGCTCAACCCCCTCATCTATAGTTTGAGGAATAAGGATGTCAAAGCTGCACTGAGGAAAGTGCTGGTTAACATTCAGGGGAAACACACATTCTAA